In the Danio rerio strain Tuebingen ecotype United States chromosome 8, GRCz12tu, whole genome shotgun sequence genome, one interval contains:
- the LOC101882928 gene encoding uncharacterized protein, producing MSRFKETHKEMDSRKKATKTTQKRKKKAENDKENGVMSKERLPLIGSSGNRSAARPSLLTPHHPLQPDSRKRGPLLVSSGAPDSMAPWEGSSHSESSFSSFPPPPSPVPLAHSKPITAPDPPPAPPPPSSNPQPDTEHSTRVKRRPVPPRHPPRPPRLPPLRQISNLSFSRSFTFSFFELPVHQSARSRAERLRDLTLLLRQFRY from the exons ATGTCTCGATTCAAGGAAACGCATAAAGAGATGGATTCTAGAAAGAAGGCCACTAAGACGACACAGAAACGAAAGAAAAAGGCTGAAAATGACAAG GAAAATGGAGTGATGTCAAAAGAAAGGCTTCCTCTAATTGGTTCATCAGGCAACAGATCTGCAG CGAGGCCTTCACTCCTCACTCCTCATCACCCTCTTCAGCCCGACTCCAGAAAGCGTGGTCCTCTTCTGGTCTCTTCGGGGGCCCCTGACAGCATGGCACCATGGGAAGGCTCCTCCCACTCCGAGTCCTCCTTCAGCAGTTTCCCTCCTCCACCCTCACCGGTTCCTCTCGCCCACTCAAAGCCAATAACAGCTCCAgatcctcctcctgctcctcctcctccctccTCAAACCCTCAGCCTGACACAGAACACAGCACCCGGGTGAAGCGCAGGCCTGTCCCGCCACGACACCCCCCCAGACCCCCCCGGCTGCCCCCTCTCAGGCAGATCAGCAACCTCAGCTTCTCCCGCAGCTTCACCTTCTCCTTTTTCGAGCTGCCGGTTCATCAGTCTGCCAGGAGCCGCGCTGAGAGACTGCGAGATCTCACTCTGCTGCTCCGGCAGTTTCGCTACTGA
- the wdr6 gene encoding tRNA (34-2'-O)-methyltransferase regulator WDR6 isoform X1 encodes MKSTACCADCEMASPVESAVVKSAVLVAPITALEFLGEDFLLTGEGPILSVYSLQASPKKCASINVLQNYRIHGIRPYKKHQSGGIPFSGASSASDNSYKGDIIVFGGKGVRLVSFESEGQCLKLIGPLLELQDWVLDIHCFKRQPHSLLGISLAHNAIMLLEAESGNIISFYSCVETCLLYSALMVGPNWDSVVLVGGTVFNQLVLWRPAGTKLSGQSQVERRLLGHSGVIFSLCYLQESGWLASASDDRSVRLWSVGTLGGDAGCGKESPTCLRVLYGHQARVFCVKLTPSRLFSAGEDGACLLWEWGGEGKVGCAFRGHKSGGVRALAVSEGSISCRAGWVATGGADGGVRLWRVAEGKKISEETQEETQLDLGFRGHGCPKVVRLVGEGESNAILVCTDQGEVCLSQGDIWDVIWQGGSEFQSYCVMEVASIQVQNSDCIVQVCAVGNLNGGVQVFLVGQPGVGVFLRAGEGKVHSVLWVKGLFGESGNVCLLASGSEGLVYRWTINVTEDKSGLHIKEEALLPFLLPPCAKRWLTAAVTLSQRNGFCLCGDRRGSLLLYMERENNDRINEGEESRIDSQDQETENRQTELVSSLSPISTLYGVHGKQGVTSVCEYQDLCYSTGRDGSVRILTVEESTLKVRRVHRACKGMDWLEMVLFLGSDGPERMLNKTIVKRTNDTGRESIAEARFVMVGFHSVHFVIWDPHRQEKLLSVTCGGGHRSWAFKRPISTHIDTQTQALRQGTLVFIKQGAVMASRSLMSTDTSVNGHTLKEGLHGRGISCVCHLGSLSGDLSELWEVFVTGGEDTTVGVLAVCPQSGIVKVLAVLTDHISIVRALAAIRRGDMNERERNNGMETSVLSSLVFSAGGRAQLQCYRLLIHLDEQQSQPICQVTQIAGHRLDEQWERKRNRHKTVKMDPETRYMSIAVVQNESEGVLLALGCSDGAVRLFSVNESSRSVDVLWECFYHQRCVLSVATCKLEDSQGRKLLLLFSATTDGCISVWDLTAVLNSKASVSWQGPSVPFFSIPVHQSGVNTLALSPRTEKGQTEDNVISLASGGDDGQLSLLRIKIDQAEQENGVASLQLLSHWSIPLAHSSPLTGLCLLSPALLASTSPDQRMCLWSVESDGLRPLQVRFSHIADAAGLWAWRSEGQEGGAWIVVCGQGLQLFQLTEKEIDEAENGRAEGEERKKVMFSHQCSRT; translated from the exons ATG AAGTCTACAGCCTGCTGTGCAGACTGTGAAATGGCATCTCCTGTAGAGTCTGCTGTGGTGAAGAGTGCTGTGCTTGTTGCTCCCATCACTGCACTGGAATTCCTAGGGGAGGATTTTCTTTTGACAG GGGAGGGACCAATCCTCTCTGTCTACAGTCTTCAAGCATCTCCTAAGAAATGTGCATCTATAAATGTACTCCAAAACTACCGTATCCATGGGATACGACCATATAAAAAACATCAGTCTGGAGGAATACCGTTTAGTGGTGCAAGCTCTGCTTCGGACAACAGCTACAAGGGAGATATTATTGTTTTTGGAGGAAAAGGAGTTCGGCTTGTCAGCTTCGAATCTGAAGGGCAGTGCCTGAAACTGATTGGTCCTCTCTTGGAGCTTCAAGACTGGGTGCTGGACATTCATTGTTTTAAAAGACAACCTCATTCACTGTTAGGCATATCCTTGGCCCACAATGCCATCATGCTCCTAGAAGCAGAGTCTGGTAACATTATCTCCTTTTACTCGTGCGTAGAGACTTGTCTTCTTTACTCAGCACTTATGGTTGGTCCAAATTGGGACTCTGTAGTGCTGGTGGGTGGGACGGTCTTCAACCAGCTTGTTTTGTGGAGGCCAGCTGGAACCAAGCTCAGTGGTCAGTCCCAAGTAGAGAGACGTCTACTGGGCCACAGTGGAGTCATTTTCAGCCTTTGCTACCTTCAGGAATCTGGGTGGCTGGCATCTGCTTCAGATGACCGCAGTGTTCGTTTGTGGAGCGTTGGCACATTGGGTGGAGATGCAGGTTGTGGAAAGGAATCGCCAACGTGTCTTCGGGTGCTTTATGGACATCAAGCACGAGTCTTCTGTGTAAAGCTTACACCAAGCCGCTTATTTAGTGCTGGTGAAGATGGTGCATGCCTGCTCTGGGAATGGGGAGGTGAAGGGAAGGTGGGATGTGCATTTAGAGGGCATAAGTCAGGTGGCGTGAGGGCTCTGGCTGTAAGCGAGGGAAGTATAAGCTGTAGGGCGGGATGGGTGGCTACTGGAGGTGCTGATGGTGGAGTAAGGTTGTGGAGAGTGGCAGAGGGTAAGAAAATCAGTGAAGAAACTCAGGAAGAGACTCAACTGGATCTTGGGTTCAGAGGGCATGGTTGTCCCAAAGTAGTGCGATTAGTGGGGGAGGGTGAATCAAATGCAATTCTGGTCTGCACGGATCAAGGTGAGGTTTGCTTAAGTCAAGGTGACATCTGGGATGTCATTTGGCAAGGAGGATCTGAATTCCAGTCCTATTGTGTGATGGAGGTTGCAAGCATCCAAGTCCAGAATTCGGATTGCATTGTCCAGGTTTGTGCAGTAGGTAACCTGAACGGAGGAGTGCAGGTGTTTCTTGTAGGACAGCCAGGGGTGGGAGTCTTCCTAAGAGCTGGTGAAGGGAAAGTTCACTCTGTACTTTGGGTCAAGGGACTGTTTGGGGAGTCCGGGAATGTGTGTCTTCTGGCATCAGGCTCTGAGGGATTAGTGTACAGATGGACAATAAATGTGACTGAGGATAAATCAGGCCTACACATAAAAGAAGAAGCTCTTCTTCCCTTTCTGCTGCCACCCTGTGCCAAACGCTGGTTGACTGCTGCAGTTACCTTGTCACAGAGAAATGGGTTTTGCCTGTGTGGTGACCGGAGAGGTTCATTACTTCTCTACATGgaaagagaaaataatgacaGGATAAATGAGGGGGAAGAAAGCAGAATAGACTCACAAGATCAAGAAACGGAGAATAGACAAACTGAGCTTGTCAGTTCTCTTTCTCCAATCAGCACTCTTTACGGCGTCCATGGGAAACAAGGTGTGACTTCAGTATGTGAGTACCAGGACTTATGCTACAGTACTGGTCGAGATGGATCTGTAAGAATACTAACTGTTGAAGAAAGCACCCTGAAGGTGCGTAGAGTTCACCGGGCTTGCAAAGGCATGGACTGGCTGGAGATGGTTCTGTTTTTGGGATCAGATGGACCAGAAAGGATGCTAAATAAGACAATTGTGAAAAGGACGAATGATACAGGGAGGGAAAGCATAGCTGAGGCTCGTTTTGTAATGGTTGGCTTTCACTCTGTCCACTTTGTTATATGGGACCCTCATCGTCAAGAGAAGCTACTATCAGTTACCTGCGGAGGTGGTCATCGCTCTTGGGCCTTCAAACGCCCAATAAGCACCCACATAGATACCCAGACACAAGCTCTCAGACAGGGTACTCTTGTTTTCATTAAGCAAGGAGCTGTCATGGCATCACGTTCATTAATGTCCACAGACACCAGTGTGAATGGACACACTCTGAAAGAGGGACTGCATGGGCGAGGTATCAGCTGTGTGTGTCACCTTGGTAGTTTGTCTGGAGACTTGTCAGAACTTTGGGAGGTTTTTGTTACTGGAGGGGAGGATACCACAGTGGGTGTACTTGCTGTCTGTCCACAGAGTGGAATTGTTAAGGTACTCGCGGTTCTTACGGATCACATCTCAATTGTTCGTGCACTGGCTGCAATCAGAAGAGGAGACATGAACGAAAGAGAGAGAAATAATGGGATGGAAACCTCTGTTCTCTCTTCTCTGGTGTTCTCTGCGGGTGGCCGGGCCCAACTGCAGTGTTACCGGCTTCTCATTCATTTGGATGAGCAACAGAGTCAACCAATCTGTCAAGTCACTCAGATTGCTGGCCATCGATTAGATGAGCAGTGGGAACGAAAGCGGAACCGACACAAGACTGTCAAAATGGACCCAGAGACGAG GTACATGTCTATTGCTGTAGTGCAGAATGAGAGTGAAGGAGTACTGCTGGCTCTGGGGTGTAGTGATGGTGCAGTGAG GCTCTTCAGTGTGAATGAGAGCAGTAGGAGCGTTGATGTGCTTTGGGAGTGTTTTTATCATCAGAGGTGTGTGCTCAGTGTCGCCACCTGCAAACTGGAGGACTCCCAGGGCAGAAA gCTTTTGTTGCTGTTCAGTGCCACTACAGATGGTTGTATATCTGTGTGGGATTTAACAGCAGTTTTGAACAGTAAGGCTAGTGTCAGCTGGCAGG GTCCGTCTGTCCCATTCTTTTCCATACCTGTTCATCAAAGTGGAGTTAATACGCTTGCCTTATCACCAAGAACAGAGAAGGGACAAACGGAAGATAACGTTATCTCTTTGGCCAGTGGTGGAGATGACGGACAGCTGTCTCTACTGCGCATTAAGATAGATCAGGCTGAGCAGGAGAATGGAGTTGCGTCTTTACAGCTGCTTTCTCATTGGTCGATACCCCTGGCACATTCCTCCCCTCTCACTGGCTTGTGTTTATTAAGCCCCGCTCTCCTGGCGTCCACTTCACCGGACcagcgcatgtgtttgtggaGTGTGGAAAGTGATGGACTCCGCCCACTGCAGGTGCGGTTTTCGCACATCGCAGATGCTGCTGGGTTGTGGGCATGGCGTAGTGAGGGGCAAGAGGGAGGGGCATGGATTGTTGTTTGTGGCCAGGGCTTACAGTTGTTTCAGTTAACTGAAAAAGAAATAGATGAAGCCGAAAACGGGAGAGCAGAAGGAGAGGAGAGAAAGAAAGTGATGTTTTCACATCAATGTTCAAGGACATGA
- the wdr6 gene encoding tRNA (34-2'-O)-methyltransferase regulator WDR6, protein MASPVESAVVKSAVLVAPITALEFLGEDFLLTGEGPILSVYSLQASPKKCASINVLQNYRIHGIRPYKKHQSGGIPFSGASSASDNSYKGDIIVFGGKGVRLVSFESEGQCLKLIGPLLELQDWVLDIHCFKRQPHSLLGISLAHNAIMLLEAESGNIISFYSCVETCLLYSALMVGPNWDSVVLVGGTVFNQLVLWRPAGTKLSGQSQVERRLLGHSGVIFSLCYLQESGWLASASDDRSVRLWSVGTLGGDAGCGKESPTCLRVLYGHQARVFCVKLTPSRLFSAGEDGACLLWEWGGEGKVGCAFRGHKSGGVRALAVSEGSISCRAGWVATGGADGGVRLWRVAEGKKISEETQEETQLDLGFRGHGCPKVVRLVGEGESNAILVCTDQGEVCLSQGDIWDVIWQGGSEFQSYCVMEVASIQVQNSDCIVQVCAVGNLNGGVQVFLVGQPGVGVFLRAGEGKVHSVLWVKGLFGESGNVCLLASGSEGLVYRWTINVTEDKSGLHIKEEALLPFLLPPCAKRWLTAAVTLSQRNGFCLCGDRRGSLLLYMERENNDRINEGEESRIDSQDQETENRQTELVSSLSPISTLYGVHGKQGVTSVCEYQDLCYSTGRDGSVRILTVEESTLKVRRVHRACKGMDWLEMVLFLGSDGPERMLNKTIVKRTNDTGRESIAEARFVMVGFHSVHFVIWDPHRQEKLLSVTCGGGHRSWAFKRPISTHIDTQTQALRQGTLVFIKQGAVMASRSLMSTDTSVNGHTLKEGLHGRGISCVCHLGSLSGDLSELWEVFVTGGEDTTVGVLAVCPQSGIVKVLAVLTDHISIVRALAAIRRGDMNERERNNGMETSVLSSLVFSAGGRAQLQCYRLLIHLDEQQSQPICQVTQIAGHRLDEQWERKRNRHKTVKMDPETRYMSIAVVQNESEGVLLALGCSDGAVRLFSVNESSRSVDVLWECFYHQRCVLSVATCKLEDSQGRKLLLLFSATTDGCISVWDLTAVLNSKASVSWQGPSVPFFSIPVHQSGVNTLALSPRTEKGQTEDNVISLASGGDDGQLSLLRIKIDQAEQENGVASLQLLSHWSIPLAHSSPLTGLCLLSPALLASTSPDQRMCLWSVESDGLRPLQVRFSHIADAAGLWAWRSEGQEGGAWIVVCGQGLQLFQLTEKEIDEAENGRAEGEERKKVMFSHQCSRT, encoded by the exons ATGGCATCTCCTGTAGAGTCTGCTGTGGTGAAGAGTGCTGTGCTTGTTGCTCCCATCACTGCACTGGAATTCCTAGGGGAGGATTTTCTTTTGACAG GGGAGGGACCAATCCTCTCTGTCTACAGTCTTCAAGCATCTCCTAAGAAATGTGCATCTATAAATGTACTCCAAAACTACCGTATCCATGGGATACGACCATATAAAAAACATCAGTCTGGAGGAATACCGTTTAGTGGTGCAAGCTCTGCTTCGGACAACAGCTACAAGGGAGATATTATTGTTTTTGGAGGAAAAGGAGTTCGGCTTGTCAGCTTCGAATCTGAAGGGCAGTGCCTGAAACTGATTGGTCCTCTCTTGGAGCTTCAAGACTGGGTGCTGGACATTCATTGTTTTAAAAGACAACCTCATTCACTGTTAGGCATATCCTTGGCCCACAATGCCATCATGCTCCTAGAAGCAGAGTCTGGTAACATTATCTCCTTTTACTCGTGCGTAGAGACTTGTCTTCTTTACTCAGCACTTATGGTTGGTCCAAATTGGGACTCTGTAGTGCTGGTGGGTGGGACGGTCTTCAACCAGCTTGTTTTGTGGAGGCCAGCTGGAACCAAGCTCAGTGGTCAGTCCCAAGTAGAGAGACGTCTACTGGGCCACAGTGGAGTCATTTTCAGCCTTTGCTACCTTCAGGAATCTGGGTGGCTGGCATCTGCTTCAGATGACCGCAGTGTTCGTTTGTGGAGCGTTGGCACATTGGGTGGAGATGCAGGTTGTGGAAAGGAATCGCCAACGTGTCTTCGGGTGCTTTATGGACATCAAGCACGAGTCTTCTGTGTAAAGCTTACACCAAGCCGCTTATTTAGTGCTGGTGAAGATGGTGCATGCCTGCTCTGGGAATGGGGAGGTGAAGGGAAGGTGGGATGTGCATTTAGAGGGCATAAGTCAGGTGGCGTGAGGGCTCTGGCTGTAAGCGAGGGAAGTATAAGCTGTAGGGCGGGATGGGTGGCTACTGGAGGTGCTGATGGTGGAGTAAGGTTGTGGAGAGTGGCAGAGGGTAAGAAAATCAGTGAAGAAACTCAGGAAGAGACTCAACTGGATCTTGGGTTCAGAGGGCATGGTTGTCCCAAAGTAGTGCGATTAGTGGGGGAGGGTGAATCAAATGCAATTCTGGTCTGCACGGATCAAGGTGAGGTTTGCTTAAGTCAAGGTGACATCTGGGATGTCATTTGGCAAGGAGGATCTGAATTCCAGTCCTATTGTGTGATGGAGGTTGCAAGCATCCAAGTCCAGAATTCGGATTGCATTGTCCAGGTTTGTGCAGTAGGTAACCTGAACGGAGGAGTGCAGGTGTTTCTTGTAGGACAGCCAGGGGTGGGAGTCTTCCTAAGAGCTGGTGAAGGGAAAGTTCACTCTGTACTTTGGGTCAAGGGACTGTTTGGGGAGTCCGGGAATGTGTGTCTTCTGGCATCAGGCTCTGAGGGATTAGTGTACAGATGGACAATAAATGTGACTGAGGATAAATCAGGCCTACACATAAAAGAAGAAGCTCTTCTTCCCTTTCTGCTGCCACCCTGTGCCAAACGCTGGTTGACTGCTGCAGTTACCTTGTCACAGAGAAATGGGTTTTGCCTGTGTGGTGACCGGAGAGGTTCATTACTTCTCTACATGgaaagagaaaataatgacaGGATAAATGAGGGGGAAGAAAGCAGAATAGACTCACAAGATCAAGAAACGGAGAATAGACAAACTGAGCTTGTCAGTTCTCTTTCTCCAATCAGCACTCTTTACGGCGTCCATGGGAAACAAGGTGTGACTTCAGTATGTGAGTACCAGGACTTATGCTACAGTACTGGTCGAGATGGATCTGTAAGAATACTAACTGTTGAAGAAAGCACCCTGAAGGTGCGTAGAGTTCACCGGGCTTGCAAAGGCATGGACTGGCTGGAGATGGTTCTGTTTTTGGGATCAGATGGACCAGAAAGGATGCTAAATAAGACAATTGTGAAAAGGACGAATGATACAGGGAGGGAAAGCATAGCTGAGGCTCGTTTTGTAATGGTTGGCTTTCACTCTGTCCACTTTGTTATATGGGACCCTCATCGTCAAGAGAAGCTACTATCAGTTACCTGCGGAGGTGGTCATCGCTCTTGGGCCTTCAAACGCCCAATAAGCACCCACATAGATACCCAGACACAAGCTCTCAGACAGGGTACTCTTGTTTTCATTAAGCAAGGAGCTGTCATGGCATCACGTTCATTAATGTCCACAGACACCAGTGTGAATGGACACACTCTGAAAGAGGGACTGCATGGGCGAGGTATCAGCTGTGTGTGTCACCTTGGTAGTTTGTCTGGAGACTTGTCAGAACTTTGGGAGGTTTTTGTTACTGGAGGGGAGGATACCACAGTGGGTGTACTTGCTGTCTGTCCACAGAGTGGAATTGTTAAGGTACTCGCGGTTCTTACGGATCACATCTCAATTGTTCGTGCACTGGCTGCAATCAGAAGAGGAGACATGAACGAAAGAGAGAGAAATAATGGGATGGAAACCTCTGTTCTCTCTTCTCTGGTGTTCTCTGCGGGTGGCCGGGCCCAACTGCAGTGTTACCGGCTTCTCATTCATTTGGATGAGCAACAGAGTCAACCAATCTGTCAAGTCACTCAGATTGCTGGCCATCGATTAGATGAGCAGTGGGAACGAAAGCGGAACCGACACAAGACTGTCAAAATGGACCCAGAGACGAG GTACATGTCTATTGCTGTAGTGCAGAATGAGAGTGAAGGAGTACTGCTGGCTCTGGGGTGTAGTGATGGTGCAGTGAG GCTCTTCAGTGTGAATGAGAGCAGTAGGAGCGTTGATGTGCTTTGGGAGTGTTTTTATCATCAGAGGTGTGTGCTCAGTGTCGCCACCTGCAAACTGGAGGACTCCCAGGGCAGAAA gCTTTTGTTGCTGTTCAGTGCCACTACAGATGGTTGTATATCTGTGTGGGATTTAACAGCAGTTTTGAACAGTAAGGCTAGTGTCAGCTGGCAGG GTCCGTCTGTCCCATTCTTTTCCATACCTGTTCATCAAAGTGGAGTTAATACGCTTGCCTTATCACCAAGAACAGAGAAGGGACAAACGGAAGATAACGTTATCTCTTTGGCCAGTGGTGGAGATGACGGACAGCTGTCTCTACTGCGCATTAAGATAGATCAGGCTGAGCAGGAGAATGGAGTTGCGTCTTTACAGCTGCTTTCTCATTGGTCGATACCCCTGGCACATTCCTCCCCTCTCACTGGCTTGTGTTTATTAAGCCCCGCTCTCCTGGCGTCCACTTCACCGGACcagcgcatgtgtttgtggaGTGTGGAAAGTGATGGACTCCGCCCACTGCAGGTGCGGTTTTCGCACATCGCAGATGCTGCTGGGTTGTGGGCATGGCGTAGTGAGGGGCAAGAGGGAGGGGCATGGATTGTTGTTTGTGGCCAGGGCTTACAGTTGTTTCAGTTAACTGAAAAAGAAATAGATGAAGCCGAAAACGGGAGAGCAGAAGGAGAGGAGAGAAAGAAAGTGATGTTTTCACATCAATGTTCAAGGACATGA